One window of the Chitinophaga niabensis genome contains the following:
- a CDS encoding major capsid protein, with translation MVKVTDLVSEFNRADMQAYVERYTLGNLQYKTYFPGVYTPNLTFESLQAQFSAIVAADVVAFDSRAPRKGRPLPGKMTGDIPKIEISRPKKETDLNRYRMLLSAISQTSNGNASAQAKRALVDWMYEDTKFCLDGVNARLEWLAKQVASNGKYSLTIANNEAGVQTKVEVDFGIPSANRKNAAFDWSNPTTAKPITDFKTVDTASRAKGIILGYAFMTKETFDQFVAAEETQKAAATFASLALNNLAVPNLETVNTVLRNRSLPQIIIWDSYVNIESKAGVHTAVSGWQEGNVTFSVTNRLGDTANTTTADAFVTNDVSTKAFNDFVLVKSWAEQDPITVITKGIAYATPVLQGVNNIYILKTKLS, from the coding sequence ATGGTAAAAGTAACAGACCTCGTAAGCGAGTTCAACAGGGCGGATATGCAGGCATACGTTGAGCGCTATACGCTGGGGAATTTACAATACAAAACCTATTTCCCTGGTGTTTATACGCCAAACCTCACATTCGAGTCCCTGCAAGCACAGTTCAGTGCTATTGTGGCCGCAGATGTGGTTGCGTTTGACAGTCGCGCACCAAGAAAGGGCCGTCCTCTGCCGGGGAAAATGACAGGCGATATTCCTAAGATCGAAATCTCTCGTCCAAAGAAGGAAACCGATCTCAACCGGTATCGTATGTTGCTTTCAGCAATCAGCCAAACATCAAATGGGAATGCTTCTGCTCAGGCAAAGCGAGCCCTGGTTGACTGGATGTATGAAGATACCAAGTTCTGCCTGGATGGCGTAAATGCTCGTTTAGAGTGGCTTGCTAAGCAAGTTGCATCAAACGGCAAATACAGCCTGACCATTGCTAACAACGAAGCTGGTGTTCAGACCAAAGTAGAAGTGGATTTTGGTATCCCTTCTGCAAACAGAAAGAACGCCGCATTCGACTGGAGTAATCCGACAACAGCAAAACCGATCACCGATTTCAAAACGGTTGATACTGCATCCCGTGCGAAGGGTATCATCCTGGGTTATGCCTTCATGACTAAGGAAACCTTTGATCAGTTTGTAGCTGCAGAAGAAACTCAAAAGGCGGCAGCAACATTCGCAAGCCTGGCTCTCAACAACCTGGCGGTTCCAAACCTGGAGACTGTAAACACCGTACTTCGTAACCGCAGCCTGCCTCAGATAATCATCTGGGACAGCTATGTTAATATCGAAAGCAAAGCAGGTGTGCACACAGCCGTTTCTGGCTGGCAGGAAGGAAACGTTACCTTCTCTGTAACAAACAGGCTGGGTGATACTGCAAACACCACGACTGCGGACGCGTTCGTGACCAATGATGTCTCCACTAAAGCGTTCAACGACTTTGTGCTGGTGAAATCTTGGGCTGAACAAGACCCTATCACGGTGATCACCAAGGGTATTGCGTATGCAACGCCCGTGTTGCAGGGTGTCAACAACATCTACATCCTGAAGACAAAACTCAGTTAA
- a CDS encoding glycosyltransferase family protein, producing MIRALAIYSDNSGCDYHRVKLPFQYGGQYVDHAAFKPANGDLNKLLDISELVLVNRDCPLPGVDLSAIKKKGVKVVLDLDDHWELNPGHYMTEYYRSQRVPEKISRNIRLADVVTVTTSRLAEKVKPLNKNVHVIPNAIPYGHGQFKDREYQPFEIFNVLYAGQKSHLHDLGLIGETMKRFAEENPLDLCFVLAGYQSGDKEWEGMEGVFTAGGKLKNYYRIPNAPLDKYMSVYEAADAVLVPLLNNSFNRHKSNLKLLEAAAQKIPVICQRVPPYSDTSDAPVLWVESPGDWYRHIKYLSANREAAKEMGQSLHEWAVKYYNLITWNKTRFELYESIVNS from the coding sequence ATGATCCGAGCGCTCGCCATATACTCCGACAATTCCGGGTGTGATTATCACCGGGTAAAATTGCCATTTCAGTATGGCGGCCAGTATGTTGATCATGCTGCATTCAAGCCAGCAAACGGGGACTTAAATAAGCTGCTGGATATATCGGAACTGGTTTTGGTGAATAGGGATTGTCCTCTACCAGGTGTAGACCTTTCTGCAATTAAGAAAAAGGGTGTCAAAGTAGTACTGGATTTGGATGATCACTGGGAGTTAAACCCGGGTCACTACATGACGGAGTATTACAGGTCACAGAGAGTACCAGAAAAGATCAGTCGAAATATTCGACTGGCTGATGTTGTAACGGTTACTACTTCCCGCCTCGCAGAAAAGGTAAAGCCGCTCAACAAAAACGTTCATGTGATCCCCAATGCCATTCCATACGGGCACGGACAGTTTAAAGATAGAGAATACCAGCCTTTCGAAATATTCAACGTCCTATATGCCGGCCAAAAGTCCCATTTGCATGATCTCGGATTGATCGGAGAAACAATGAAGAGGTTCGCGGAAGAAAACCCTTTAGATCTCTGCTTCGTTCTGGCTGGCTATCAGTCCGGAGATAAGGAATGGGAAGGGATGGAGGGTGTGTTTACTGCAGGTGGAAAGCTAAAGAATTATTACCGTATTCCCAATGCCCCGTTGGACAAATATATGTCAGTGTACGAGGCTGCGGATGCTGTATTGGTGCCCCTGCTTAATAACTCGTTCAACCGGCACAAATCAAACCTGAAATTGCTGGAAGCCGCAGCACAGAAGATCCCGGTAATATGCCAGCGGGTACCTCCTTACTCTGATACTTCGGACGCACCGGTTCTTTGGGTGGAATCGCCCGGGGATTGGTATAGGCATATCAAATACCTGTCGGCAAACAGGGAGGCAGCGAAAGAAATGGGACAGTCCCTACACGAATGGGCTGTAAAATACTACAATTTGATTACCTGGAACAAAACCAGGTTTGAACTATACGAAAGCATTGTTAACAGTTAA
- a CDS encoding terminase small subunit: MPAEETFNQVALKPEHKNFIKHYVKTGDHIGAYQKAFPHSDRKSAATNGGRLLKNEEIAEAIRREASKISKKAEEKATNELKDEIKGEVLTAIEKRDLLRRIAKGELVNGKKATIAEMIKAIEVDNKMGGDNAPDKLDHTTKGKALPVTTVQTIRVIHSNPEHGNPDANDTDDAITDAGDGVDGDQ, translated from the coding sequence TTGCCCGCAGAGGAAACTTTTAACCAGGTGGCATTAAAACCAGAACACAAGAATTTCATCAAGCATTACGTGAAAACGGGCGACCATATAGGGGCGTACCAGAAGGCTTTTCCGCATTCTGACCGCAAAAGTGCGGCAACAAATGGCGGTAGATTGCTGAAAAACGAAGAAATCGCCGAAGCAATCCGCAGAGAGGCTTCAAAAATCAGCAAAAAGGCTGAAGAAAAGGCGACAAATGAGCTGAAAGATGAAATCAAGGGTGAAGTGCTAACCGCAATAGAGAAGCGGGATTTGCTCCGTAGAATAGCGAAAGGTGAACTGGTAAATGGGAAAAAGGCAACCATCGCTGAAATGATCAAAGCTATAGAGGTTGATAACAAAATGGGGGGAGATAATGCCCCGGATAAACTGGATCATACTACTAAGGGTAAAGCACTTCCCGTTACAACCGTACAAACAATCCGAGTAATTCATTCCAATCCTGAGCATGGTAACCCAGACGCGAACGATACAGACGATGCCATCACCGATGCCGGAGATGGGGTCGATGGTGATCAATAG
- a CDS encoding phage portal protein translates to MEPKDFTGLSGDGYDKVIEKVKDASPQPKKVPTETLLQLDPKEHDVMKPGKRKDKIKKVEEEDGTKTQTIVPVARLPIALQKLIVRRAAAFLCGNPITLVAQPDGDDQSDFLELLKKVWDDNKLDYESLELAKKMMGETQCAELWYYVPAEPGYWGEGPNNKAKNKMRVKVLAPSLGDLLYPVYDTTGDMIAFGRGFNIKVDQKDEEHFDLYTAERIYYGKKGPTNWEVKAEPNLFKKIPVIYWTQGVPEWYDVEELIGGLETVVSNTRDTNAYFASPMVVLSGQVSGLGDKEDQGKVIQTENGGEAKYLTWDNAPEATKFEYQNLKSLIFEMTDTPDISFEAMKGVNTFSGIALKMLFLGAHLKAAEKEGTFGKGVQRRINFLKAGLVTINGNLEKASSMTIKPKFEYYLPKNDQEAIEVLTTAVGSGKAIMSQEAAVRQNPLVGDAEAELEQMKEEGSLGSDIEAS, encoded by the coding sequence ATGGAACCAAAAGATTTTACCGGGCTCTCAGGAGACGGTTACGATAAAGTAATTGAGAAGGTAAAGGACGCAAGTCCTCAGCCTAAAAAGGTGCCTACCGAAACATTACTTCAGCTCGATCCCAAGGAGCATGATGTCATGAAGCCTGGGAAACGGAAGGATAAGATTAAAAAAGTGGAGGAAGAAGATGGAACAAAAACCCAAACAATTGTTCCGGTTGCGCGCTTGCCTATTGCTCTACAAAAATTGATTGTTCGCCGTGCTGCAGCTTTCCTCTGTGGGAATCCTATTACCCTCGTAGCCCAACCCGATGGAGATGATCAGTCCGATTTTCTGGAACTTCTTAAAAAGGTGTGGGATGACAACAAACTTGATTATGAGTCATTGGAACTGGCTAAGAAAATGATGGGCGAAACCCAATGCGCCGAGCTGTGGTATTACGTGCCCGCAGAGCCGGGTTATTGGGGGGAGGGACCAAACAATAAGGCAAAGAACAAAATGCGCGTAAAGGTCTTGGCGCCTTCATTGGGGGATTTACTTTATCCTGTATATGATACTACTGGGGATATGATCGCTTTTGGCAGGGGGTTTAATATAAAGGTCGACCAAAAGGACGAGGAGCATTTTGATTTATACACTGCAGAACGCATTTATTACGGGAAGAAAGGCCCCACGAATTGGGAAGTGAAGGCAGAACCGAATTTGTTCAAGAAAATACCTGTTATTTATTGGACACAGGGCGTACCTGAGTGGTATGATGTAGAGGAACTGATAGGGGGATTGGAAACCGTTGTAAGCAATACGCGTGATACCAACGCCTATTTTGCAAGTCCAATGGTAGTGCTATCCGGGCAGGTTTCAGGGCTGGGTGATAAAGAAGATCAGGGGAAAGTGATCCAGACGGAAAACGGCGGTGAAGCGAAATACCTGACATGGGACAACGCTCCGGAGGCAACAAAGTTTGAGTACCAAAACTTGAAGAGCCTCATTTTCGAAATGACTGACACGCCAGATATATCCTTTGAAGCAATGAAAGGGGTAAATACCTTTTCAGGAATTGCCCTCAAAATGCTTTTCCTCGGTGCCCATCTGAAAGCAGCAGAAAAGGAGGGGACTTTTGGTAAAGGGGTTCAACGCCGGATTAACTTCCTAAAGGCAGGGCTGGTGACCATCAATGGGAACCTGGAAAAAGCGTCTTCAATGACGATCAAGCCGAAATTCGAGTACTACCTGCCGAAGAATGACCAGGAGGCGATTGAGGTATTAACTACAGCGGTCGGTTCGGGCAAAGCAATTATGAGTCAGGAAGCCGCAGTTAGACAGAACCCTCTGGTAGGTGATGCAGAAGCCGAGTTGGAGCAAATGAAAGAGGAGGGCAGCCTTGGATCTGATATTGAAGCATCTTAA
- a CDS encoding DUF6706 family protein has protein sequence MTNKEYIQVYLSKFGITDQEIELMLLNAGLNGGDPVTDTKALDTAIYYQLPPLFAGMQDVSEGGYSIKWNLDGIKLWYSWLARKLGLPDNLVPKPTVKGISPW, from the coding sequence ATGACGAATAAAGAGTACATACAGGTTTATCTGTCCAAATTTGGGATTACCGATCAGGAAATTGAACTGATGCTGTTAAATGCCGGGTTGAATGGTGGAGATCCCGTAACCGACACAAAAGCGTTGGATACGGCTATCTACTATCAGTTACCGCCGCTTTTTGCTGGCATGCAGGACGTTTCTGAGGGAGGTTATTCTATCAAATGGAATTTGGACGGCATAAAACTGTGGTACTCTTGGCTCGCCCGAAAGCTCGGCCTTCCGGATAACCTCGTTCCAAAGCCTACCGTAAAGGGGATAAGTCCATGGTGA
- a CDS encoding O-methyltransferase, with protein sequence MSNILDKCPVPILQEPWEFEQLVKIFKAYSPKKVLEIGSFYGGTLWFWLQARIKKDGLKQDGLYGDFKPAGEWLEVPVVHSLMSVDYPIGPSDGRYAEMLRCRTLWSEWTKHIEFHDLQGDSHSWEIIQKAHTIYPQNDVDFLFIDGDHSYNGVKADYENYAPLVRSGGLIVFHDVYGLPEVKQFWKELKQTERTQTIIGQPGGWGIGIVYKK encoded by the coding sequence ATGAGTAACATCCTCGATAAATGCCCGGTTCCCATCCTGCAGGAGCCGTGGGAGTTTGAACAACTGGTAAAGATATTCAAGGCTTATTCCCCCAAGAAGGTGTTAGAGATTGGGTCGTTCTACGGAGGGACATTGTGGTTCTGGCTTCAGGCTAGAATAAAAAAGGACGGTCTTAAACAAGACGGCCTTTATGGGGATTTTAAACCTGCAGGAGAATGGCTGGAAGTCCCCGTTGTTCATTCACTAATGTCCGTTGATTATCCAATCGGCCCATCCGATGGAAGGTATGCGGAAATGCTTAGATGCCGAACATTATGGAGCGAATGGACAAAGCATATTGAATTCCATGATCTCCAAGGTGATTCACATTCGTGGGAAATCATACAGAAAGCGCATACCATATACCCGCAAAATGACGTGGATTTCCTCTTCATCGATGGTGATCACTCCTACAACGGTGTAAAAGCCGACTATGAAAACTATGCGCCGCTGGTTCGCTCAGGAGGGCTCATTGTCTTTCATGATGTATACGGTCTACCCGAGGTAAAACAGTTCTGGAAAGAGCTGAAACAGACGGAACGGACACAAACCATCATTGGCCAGCCTGGCGGATGGGGAATAGGTATTGTTTACAAAAAATAG
- a CDS encoding PBSX family phage terminase large subunit, producing the protein MPSPMPEMGSMVINRAGELKMLDENGEIRVSNVFDRLYTAWQKVIYNVFVLEGGSRSSKTISIIQFLLLYAQLTQGTEKRVIISRAVGTWIKGTVLHDFLKVVKAYGWYDKRHYNKTDRVYKLFDCEFWFLGLDDDQRLHGMTCDVFWINEAMEAGKNDFDQLEQRCAEFAIIDYNPTEEEHWIYENVCGRDDAMYIHSTMLDNPFLPANMRRKILSYKPTKENFRQGTADKNKWEIYGLGKRARIEGVVFENYEIVDEVPAWIKRVCQGLDLGYTHDPTAILDVWMDTGHNALYLDELCYRTHMLSRDIVAELKTVNKKRKIISESADPRMVDEIALGGFNIHAVEKGPGSIKAGIDKMKGMKIYITRRSMNLIKEFKNYKYKKDKNGKWLNEPIDDFNHGIDAARYVVLMELLGRATKRKKYTGIFH; encoded by the coding sequence ATGCCATCACCGATGCCGGAGATGGGGTCGATGGTGATCAATAGGGCCGGAGAGCTGAAAATGCTTGACGAGAATGGGGAGATCAGAGTCAGTAACGTATTTGATCGCCTGTATACGGCTTGGCAGAAGGTTATTTATAATGTTTTCGTGCTGGAAGGAGGGTCACGGTCATCTAAGACAATCTCTATTATCCAGTTTCTCCTTCTCTATGCACAGCTTACGCAAGGAACAGAAAAGAGGGTGATTATCAGCCGGGCGGTCGGCACCTGGATAAAGGGTACAGTGCTGCATGATTTTTTAAAAGTGGTGAAGGCTTACGGATGGTACGACAAACGACACTATAATAAGACGGACCGAGTTTATAAGCTCTTTGACTGTGAATTTTGGTTTCTAGGTTTAGATGATGACCAGCGACTCCATGGGATGACGTGCGATGTGTTCTGGATCAATGAGGCGATGGAGGCGGGGAAAAATGACTTCGACCAGCTCGAACAACGTTGTGCTGAGTTTGCCATCATCGACTATAACCCCACGGAGGAAGAACACTGGATCTATGAGAACGTATGCGGCAGGGATGATGCCATGTATATTCACTCTACGATGCTGGACAATCCCTTTCTACCGGCAAACATGCGGCGGAAGATACTGTCCTATAAGCCCACGAAAGAGAATTTCCGGCAAGGTACCGCGGATAAGAACAAATGGGAGATATACGGGCTGGGTAAGCGGGCGCGAATAGAGGGGGTAGTGTTTGAGAACTATGAGATTGTAGATGAGGTGCCGGCGTGGATCAAAAGGGTCTGCCAGGGGCTGGATTTAGGGTATACACACGACCCTACCGCAATACTGGATGTGTGGATGGATACTGGTCATAATGCACTGTACCTGGATGAATTGTGCTACCGGACCCACATGTTGAGCAGGGATATTGTAGCAGAGTTGAAGACTGTAAACAAGAAACGAAAAATCATCTCAGAGAGCGCAGACCCCCGCATGGTAGACGAAATTGCCCTGGGAGGCTTTAACATACATGCAGTAGAAAAAGGCCCAGGATCAATTAAAGCCGGTATCGACAAGATGAAGGGGATGAAGATCTATATCACCCGTAGATCCATGAACCTGATTAAAGAATTTAAGAACTACAAGTATAAAAAAGATAAGAACGGCAAGTGGTTGAATGAACCAATAGACGACTTCAATCACGGAATAGATGCAGCCCGGTATGTAGTTCTTATGGAGCTGTTAGGTAGGGCAACAAAACGGAAAAAATACACTGGAATATTCCATTAA
- a CDS encoding tape measure protein: MAVTINGGPLEFDAIIHGSQFKAQFDAIERQLKSLTVTAQRESNAIENVAKKAATAVGTYLSIAGATNFIQQMIRVRGEFQQLEVSFKTMLKSKSEADKLLAQAVELAAKTPFQLSDVGAGAKQLLAYGFSADQVIGTLKTLGDVSSGVSAPLGDIVYLYGTLRTQGRAYTRDIMQFTSRGIPIISELAKQFGVTEDKVSELVEAGKVGFPEVEKAFKSMTGQGGLFFNLMEEQSKTLTGQISNLEDAFSQMLNNLGKSQEGLFSGAIQSLTFLVNNYQTVLDIIKVLTVAYGAYRTALIITNALESIRVIQLNLQAAGVSRLTVAELLHYAALEATSRAQKILNATMLSNPYVALATILAGLTTALLIMKDSTLEVKSSQELLAETTKRSGSALTEQETKINAYVTVLQNANSTEQERLVAYQKLRDINPVLVKGINAQSVAQGQLTANVKEYVAALREKFRLEANEAAASESFKQEQLIQERITKLNTQLADISTKDQRRREQYQNAIQYMIGVETKKLEEQKKVTESLISSQIKQEGAKAEAAKKTNAQLIAEAQSLEQIKAIREDIEKAYKASTVEKERLQLTKDLEAADRRIKELDPYGRQKASAKEAQKEVSKLTDLLKDLADAEGEASRSGLVRDENEIARINARYDELVKRAKELQSAGVKVPGAVFTRIESARGTETGNARIKQDVEDYKKVIAAQKDIFKDFQEFQQEVGIEKAQQVYQEQVGNALSFVEFLRNELSKLDGDSSVTASFKRDALANALSAADKEEIQNTLNRYKEVIQATLTYEQQKYIITQKYEKERALLLKNGQLVQAAERDKQYKEDIDRLNDNNIQQLKAYKDLFGDIDELDTSSIKKIIDVWTGPDGMLEQLKKAGKISEEEIKKIKKQLGEAMEEVTGRGIEAFASFISVLRSVSNEFKGINDGLADTIDTMSDVLEAVGGIAAVAGVASNVKTGKFSSDQANNALGTIGGLIGTGAAIGGALTSWTGPGAIIGAAIGAVVGAVAAALKGGKKVRESLQKTYEAQYAFLVNQELGEYRINEVIRQRNLLKAQEIDLTLKGIQAQKQANIENQKQNKAEQERILALLQGEAFISGVDAKKYGGFLGLWRKKQAVNQYSSLMGMTIDQIEKLYAENKLDGRAKTLFEQLQKLQAEGQNIQQMLSDLEQQTKEIFTGTTADSITDAIVDGFANGKFAAQDFAGTFEDLMRQAALNALKYKFLEEPLKAFYDQFAKNAESDGVLTGSEISKLRDLYDKIIAKAGDQFKDLEDITGLNLANGGSGGNSLMAGIQGMSQQTAELIAGQFGGLRITGLQQVQIMNSSLSVLNAIKGDTSYLLSIDSRLRKIENEGIKLKK; encoded by the coding sequence ATGGCAGTAACGATAAATGGCGGGCCTCTTGAATTTGATGCCATAATTCACGGTTCACAATTCAAAGCGCAATTTGACGCTATAGAGCGCCAGTTGAAATCCCTTACTGTCACAGCCCAAAGAGAATCCAACGCCATCGAAAATGTAGCCAAAAAGGCTGCAACCGCGGTTGGAACATATTTATCTATTGCAGGGGCTACCAATTTTATTCAACAGATGATCAGGGTCAGGGGGGAGTTCCAGCAATTGGAAGTTTCTTTTAAGACCATGCTGAAAAGCAAATCAGAAGCAGACAAACTGCTGGCACAAGCCGTTGAGCTTGCTGCCAAAACCCCATTCCAATTATCCGATGTAGGAGCAGGAGCAAAGCAGCTATTGGCCTACGGTTTTTCAGCTGACCAGGTAATCGGCACCCTAAAAACACTCGGGGATGTATCATCTGGGGTAAGCGCACCTCTTGGGGATATCGTATACCTCTACGGAACCCTTCGAACCCAAGGAAGAGCTTACACAAGGGATATCATGCAATTTACTTCCCGCGGTATTCCTATTATCAGCGAGTTGGCTAAGCAATTTGGAGTTACCGAAGACAAGGTTTCGGAGCTGGTGGAAGCTGGTAAAGTAGGATTTCCGGAAGTAGAAAAGGCATTTAAGTCGATGACAGGGCAAGGAGGATTGTTCTTCAACCTGATGGAAGAGCAATCAAAAACCCTTACTGGCCAAATCAGCAACTTAGAAGATGCCTTTTCCCAAATGTTGAACAATTTAGGCAAATCCCAGGAAGGGCTTTTCTCAGGAGCCATCCAAAGCCTCACGTTTCTGGTAAATAATTATCAAACAGTTCTCGACATAATCAAGGTCCTCACCGTTGCTTATGGGGCCTATCGTACTGCCCTGATCATTACCAATGCGCTGGAAAGCATCAGGGTTATTCAGTTAAACCTTCAGGCAGCCGGTGTTTCCCGTCTTACTGTTGCTGAACTACTGCACTATGCTGCATTAGAAGCCACCAGCAGGGCACAGAAGATTTTGAATGCGACAATGCTATCGAATCCTTATGTGGCGTTGGCAACAATACTCGCCGGGTTGACAACCGCCTTGTTGATAATGAAGGATTCAACTCTGGAGGTAAAAAGTAGCCAGGAACTGCTGGCTGAAACCACGAAAAGATCGGGTTCGGCGCTTACCGAACAGGAAACAAAGATAAATGCTTATGTGACCGTACTGCAGAACGCAAACAGTACGGAGCAGGAACGGCTTGTTGCCTATCAAAAACTTCGGGATATCAATCCTGTGCTCGTAAAAGGCATAAATGCCCAATCGGTTGCGCAAGGCCAGCTTACTGCAAACGTTAAGGAGTATGTGGCGGCGCTGCGGGAAAAGTTCAGGCTTGAAGCTAATGAAGCCGCTGCTTCTGAAAGTTTCAAGCAAGAGCAATTGATCCAGGAGCGTATCACCAAGTTAAACACACAATTGGCTGATATTTCTACGAAAGACCAGCGTAGAAGAGAACAATACCAAAATGCCATCCAATACATGATTGGTGTAGAAACCAAAAAATTGGAAGAGCAGAAGAAGGTTACAGAATCCCTGATAAGTAGCCAGATAAAACAAGAGGGGGCAAAGGCAGAGGCAGCTAAAAAGACCAATGCACAGTTAATTGCAGAGGCGCAATCGCTGGAGCAAATAAAGGCTATCCGGGAGGACATAGAAAAGGCTTATAAAGCTTCCACGGTAGAGAAAGAACGTTTACAACTAACTAAAGACCTCGAAGCCGCTGATCGCAGAATAAAAGAACTCGATCCATACGGCCGGCAGAAAGCGTCTGCGAAAGAAGCGCAGAAAGAAGTTTCGAAACTAACAGATCTCCTGAAGGATTTGGCTGACGCTGAAGGAGAAGCAAGCAGGAGCGGACTGGTTCGTGATGAAAACGAAATAGCCAGGATCAATGCCCGTTATGACGAGCTTGTAAAGCGTGCAAAGGAACTACAAAGTGCAGGTGTAAAAGTGCCTGGTGCTGTTTTTACGCGTATAGAATCAGCCCGCGGTACAGAAACCGGGAATGCCCGTATAAAGCAGGATGTAGAGGATTATAAAAAGGTAATTGCCGCGCAAAAGGATATTTTTAAGGACTTCCAGGAGTTCCAGCAGGAAGTGGGGATTGAAAAAGCACAGCAGGTTTACCAGGAACAGGTCGGAAATGCTCTTTCCTTCGTTGAATTCCTACGGAATGAACTGTCCAAGCTGGATGGTGATTCTTCGGTAACCGCCAGTTTTAAACGGGACGCTTTGGCGAATGCGCTTTCTGCAGCGGATAAGGAAGAGATTCAGAACACCTTAAACAGGTATAAAGAAGTTATCCAGGCAACGCTGACCTATGAGCAGCAGAAGTATATCATAACCCAGAAATACGAAAAAGAGCGCGCCCTGCTCCTAAAGAATGGGCAATTAGTGCAAGCTGCCGAAAGGGACAAGCAGTATAAGGAAGATATTGACCGGCTGAACGATAATAATATTCAACAACTCAAAGCCTATAAGGATCTCTTTGGCGATATCGATGAGCTGGATACCAGTTCGATAAAGAAAATTATCGATGTTTGGACAGGTCCCGATGGAATGCTCGAACAACTGAAAAAGGCCGGGAAAATCAGTGAAGAAGAGATCAAAAAGATTAAGAAGCAGTTAGGTGAGGCGATGGAGGAGGTGACCGGAAGAGGCATTGAGGCGTTTGCCTCTTTTATTTCGGTATTAAGATCAGTATCCAACGAATTTAAGGGCATAAATGATGGGTTAGCGGATACTATCGATACTATGTCGGATGTACTGGAGGCAGTTGGAGGCATAGCGGCTGTAGCTGGGGTGGCATCGAATGTGAAAACAGGCAAATTTTCTTCTGATCAGGCGAATAATGCATTAGGAACAATCGGAGGTTTGATTGGTACAGGTGCGGCCATAGGAGGAGCATTAACATCCTGGACGGGGCCTGGGGCAATTATTGGTGCTGCAATTGGTGCAGTGGTTGGTGCTGTCGCTGCAGCATTAAAAGGTGGCAAAAAAGTCCGTGAATCCCTGCAAAAAACTTACGAAGCGCAATATGCCTTCCTGGTTAATCAGGAACTGGGAGAATACCGGATCAATGAAGTGATCCGTCAACGAAATCTCCTGAAAGCCCAGGAGATTGATTTAACCCTCAAAGGCATCCAGGCACAGAAACAGGCAAACATTGAGAACCAGAAGCAGAATAAAGCAGAACAGGAAAGGATCCTCGCATTGCTTCAGGGGGAGGCTTTTATTTCCGGTGTCGATGCAAAGAAATATGGTGGGTTTCTGGGTCTTTGGCGGAAAAAACAAGCTGTCAATCAGTATTCTTCTCTGATGGGGATGACTATTGACCAGATAGAAAAGCTTTACGCCGAGAATAAACTGGACGGCCGGGCCAAAACACTCTTTGAGCAGTTGCAGAAGCTTCAGGCGGAAGGCCAAAACATACAGCAGATGCTCAGCGACCTTGAGCAGCAAACAAAAGAGATTTTTACCGGTACAACTGCAGATAGCATCACTGATGCCATAGTAGATGGCTTTGCCAATGGCAAATTTGCTGCTCAAGATTTTGCCGGAACATTCGAAGATCTGATGCGTCAGGCTGCATTAAATGCCTTGAAATATAAATTCCTGGAAGAGCCGTTAAAGGCTTTTTACGACCAGTTCGCAAAGAACGCTGAATCCGATGGCGTGCTCACAGGATCTGAGATATCAAAATTGCGGGATCTCTATGATAAAATAATCGCCAAGGCAGGTGACCAGTTTAAAGACCTGGAGGATATCACAGGTTTGAATCTCGCAAACGGCGGATCTGGCGGCAATAGCCTCATGGCAGGAATCCAGGGTATGTCCCAGCAAACCGCAGAGCTGATCGCGGGGCAGTTTGGAGGATTAAGAATAACTGGGTTGCAGCAAGTCCAGATTATGAATTCAAGCCTCAGCGTATTGAACGCTATCAAAGGCGATACGTCTTATTTATTGAGTATAGACAGCCGACTGAGAAAAATTGAAAACGAAGGTATCAAATTGAAAAAGTAA